The genome window gctatgattgtaactttcttgaggcctccccagccatgcttcctgtagagcctgcagaactgtgagtcaattaaacctcttttctttataaattactcagtttcaggtagttctttatagcaatgcgagaacagACTAGTACCGTCACTATTGATGAGAATGTTGAGCTATAGGTACTCTCATACATTACGGTGGAAGCGAAAATTGGCTCAAACCACTTGGAAAAACATGGCATTATCTAGTAAATTTCGAGATATGTATTGCCTGTGATACAGCAATTCCAAAAAGAAACTTGGACGTGTGCTTCAAGAGACCTGTACAAGTATGTTCATAGCCAAGGGATGGAAACTATCCAAATGCCTGCCCATCATCAGCAGAATGGATAAATTAGAGGACTAGGAAACTCTGCTGTAATGTAATAGGTAGTTTCCAAGAAATCCAATCACATACAATGTGAAACTGTGTTACTGTGGGGTTAATGAAGTGAACGAGGCAAGCCTACTGGACCATCCAAATCTGTCCTGATCCCGGCTGGAGTTTGATGCCATCTAGTGGCAGATGTTGCTCTGGCTGAAATATTGATGGAGGAGATTTCCGGCCCAGTGGCTGATTGAGACTTCCAGGACAGTGGCAGTATCTCCGGGAATCTCTCAATCAGTTAGGACTTCCTTTCTTGACTTGATCTGGTGATAATAGGCCGGGAAAATAATGGGGACCAGGAGACCCTCCCTCTGTCTTCCTGCTTCCTAAGACAGGGTCACGTGTACTTTACTCTCCCTTCCCTGACCTGTTGAAGGTAAGAACTTTAGCCTGCCTCTGTCTGAGAATGGGGACTGAGCAGAGGATGACAGGAAGGATGGCAATCACTAAGTGGGTTATGTCTCATTTTCAGCTATTCCAGGTGTAATTGTGTTACCAAGTTGTGttctctggtttttaaaattcatcatttaATGCAATATATGCAATGAAATACAGTAGTGAAAATAATGAACTGGAGGTACACGCAAGAGCTTGGgtgaatttttctttcctgtaagtaaaaacatttttaactgaTGTATGATAACTccacatatttatggagtatatgtgatattttgatacacgcAGACGCACACACTATGTAATGATCAAGTCGGGGTATTTAGGATATCCTCcaccacctcaagcatttatcatttctttttttggggaACATTTCCtatcttttagctattttgaaatatacaataaatagtCCCTCTacagtgctatcaaacactagaacttactccttctatCCAACTATATGTTTGTCCCCAGTaacctccccaccctccccacctttcccagtctctggtaaccattattctgcTCTACCTCCaaaagatcaacttttttagtttCCACGTGAGTGTCAATATGCTTTTCCCAGGTGCAGAGGCTGCTGATTCCTGGATTTGGACGGTGGGGGAGAGTGGTTTGGATTGCAGTACCTCCCCCTTCCTCAGGGCTAGACCCTGTCCGGTCACCTCCTGTTGCCACAGGTGTGCCTGGCACAGACATCCAGCTCCCAGGGCCGTGCCGCCCTCACCCCTGCATGCCTCTAGAGGTACCTGTCCCGTGGATTTGACCCCCCTTCCGGACACACAAGTAGATCAGCACCCAGCAGACACAGGGTCATCTCCCAGCTCCCCACCAGGTAAGAGCGACCAGGACAGGGACTGATACTGCCGAATCCAGGAGCCAGGCCCAACCCAGCCTCAGGTCCAGCAGGTCCTGCCTGTCCACCTGCACCGGGCCTAGAGCCCGGGagcccctggctgctgggaggcCACCCGCAACCCACCCCACACGCAGCTCCAGCTCCCCCACCAGGCGGGGCGACTAGGACAGGGACAGAGCctgttgaacccaggagtgagACCCGGCCCTGGGTCCCGCTGGGCCCTCCCGTCCACCTTGGGTGGACCTGGCACATGGGAGACCTTGGCTGGCAGGAGGTCACTCCCACCTGACATGCGGTTCCAGCTACCCCACCTGGCTGGGCGACCGGGACAGGGACGGAGGCTGCTGAACCCAGTTAGAGGCCTGGCCCCGGGGTCTGTCCTGGACGCTCCCCCAAGGACAGGCAGGATAGGCAGGGTCCGGGACGACGGCCGCACAGCCCCGGCCCTGTGTTCCCAGGCCCGCCTTGCTCCTCGATGTGAGGAAGACCAGGGAGACGGGACAGGCTGGGCCCCGCGGTACCGGACTACCTGCAGGGCTCCCGGGACAGGGGCCTGGTGGACTGCCGGCTTCTCAGGGGTGACGGGTCCAAGCTGGCATGGCGGCCACCTTCCGGCCCGGGCTCTCTTGGGGCGGGGCAGGGTTGGCGAGAACCAGTCATGTGCTCCGGGGCTCGCTCGGGGTCTCCCAGGGCCGGAAGTAGGGCCCCTGTGCGCAGGCGCCCTGAGGATCCCAGGCTGCCCCTGTCACGCCAGGGGGCGGAACTTCCTGCAGCCTCACTGCCTCCGCGTGCTTGTGGGCCCTGACTTTCTCTCTGAGCACACCACAGAGGCCCAGGAGCCATGCAGGCCGCAGGCCAGGGCACAGGGGGCGCAGCGGGCGATGCTGATGGCCCAGGGGGCCCTGGCGATCCTGGTGGCCCAGGGGGCTATGCTGGCGGTCCAGGAGAGGCGGGTGCTGCGAGCGGCGGAGGTACTCAGGGCATCGCGGCAGCAAGGGCCTCAGGGCCAGAAGGGGTCTCAGGGCCAGGAGGAGGCGTCCCTCGTGGGCCACGTGGCGGCCCGGCTTCACGGCTGAATGGATGCTGCAGATGCGGGACCAGGAGGCCGGACAGCCGCCTGCTTGAGTTGTATCCTCTTCCGTTCTGTTCTGTTCTAGACAGTTCTCGTGGCGGGGTGGGGGCCGGGAGATGGGGAGGGCAGGGCCCGGTGGGGGAGGAGGCGGGGGAGATGTGAGTAAGgggttgggtgggggtgggggtgggagttgGGAGGTGGGGATACGGGAGGCCAGCTGTGAGGAGGGCAGCAGGTAAGGGCTGGGAGGTAGGGGGTGTgcagggtgggggagaggggatgGGTGATGGGGTTAGGGGCACTGGGTCATGCAGGAAGGGGGGCAGGGGCCAGGAGATAGGGGGACCCGGGTGTAGGAGGGGATCaggaggtggggggaagggggcAAGATGGGAGCGGGTGgcgggaggtggggagagggagggttgGGTGACGAGGAGGGGGCCGGGTGATGCgacagggggcagggtggggaggggcctTGTAAGGGCATGGAGGAGTCACCTTGAGGTGCAGCAAAGGAAAGTGTGGAACCAAGACAGCTGAGTGGGATGTGCTACTGGGCCAGTGCCTGGGGAGACAGCCTGGGGGGGATGAGCTGGGCAatcgggggtgggggtgaggagt of Macaca fascicularis isolate 582-1 chromosome X, T2T-MFA8v1.1 contains these proteins:
- the LOC135964356 gene encoding uncharacterized protein isoform X1; protein product: MRFQLPHLAGRPGQGRRLLNPVRGLAPGSVLDAPPRTGRIGRVRDDGRTAPALCSQARLAPRCEEDQGDGTGWAPRYRTTCRAPGTGAWWTAGFSGVTGPSWHGGHLPARALLGRGRVGENQSCAPGLARGLPGPEVGPLCAGALRIPGCPCHARGRNFLQPHCLRVLVGPDFLSEHTTEAQEPCRPQARAQGAQRAMLMAQGALAILVAQGAMLAVQERRVLRAAEVLRASRQQGPQGQKGSQGQEEASLVGHVAARLHG
- the LOC135964356 gene encoding cancer/testis antigen 1-like isoform X2, yielding MQAAGQGTGGAAGDADGPGGPGDPGGPGGYAGGPGEAGAASGGGTQGIAAARASGPEGVSGPGGGVPRGPRGGPASRLNGCCRCGTRRPDSRLLEFYLTMPFPTPMEAELAHRSLARDAPPLPMPGVLLKEFTVSGNILTIRLIAADHRQLQLSISSCLQQLSLLMWITQCFLPVFLARPPSGQRR